AAGTTCAAGTTAAAGATATTATCCTCGCTACGGAAGTACGCCATCACGATGTGGATTTAACAGCCTTTGGTTACGAACTTGGACAACAATCTAAAATGCCTCCAGCTTTCATACCTGATTCCTTTTATGTAGAAAAAGCCGAGACTGTCATCAAAAAACACGGCATCAATGCTAACAAAGGGTTAATCATTAGTGGTGATGCATTTATCAACTGTCCTGAAAAATTCCAATGGCTTAAAGACAACTTCCGTGCCGCCAAAGCTGTGGAAATGGAAGCTGCTTCTATCGCTCAAGTATGCCACCAAATGAAAACACCTTTTATTGTTCTAAGAGCCATTTCGGATATTGCAGGAGAAGGCACTACGGTTTCCTTTGATACATTTGTTACCGAAGCTGGAAAAATCTCAGCCGAAATCAATATTGATTTAATTAAAAGTTTATAGTTGATTTTTACCCAATAATATACTGAAATATGCTATTATATATCCTGTGATAGCACTTATGACAATCAATATAAAAAACCAAAAAATCCAGTTGGCAAGAGTAGCGTATTTTCCAAAGATTTTCCCAAAGAAGTGTTTTGTTTTTTGAAATATTTGATATTTCCCTTGATAGCTTAAGGAGTTTCTATTGAACTTAAAATCATTAGACTCATCACTCAGCTCACTCACCAAATCTGTAATTTCAACAACATAATTACCATAAACTTCTCTCAACCAAATCTTTCCCATAACATACATAATAATGGAAGTCATAAACAAGCTCACAACAACAAACATCACTCCATTCCAACTATTCAAATCCAAAAATAAAAGAAATACAGAAAATAATATAGGAACAAACGAAATATAGTAAGATTTATAAAGCTCCGTATTAAGCACCAACTCGTACCTAAGATTAAGCAAATTGTGATAGGTCTGGAAATTTTGAGTACTAATAGTTTTATACAACGAATAAAACTTAACAAAATAATAAACAATTATAAGTATTGAAATGATATATAACAACAAAAACAAACTCCCTTGTTGTGCATTTTTTATTTGAGAATAATAAAGCGGAACTATAAGAACCATAGCAAGAAGTGTAGTCCAAAACTCCATCTTCATATTCGCTCGTATTTTTTCCAAAGGTGTTTTTACCGCCTTTTGCTGTTCCAAAGAAATATTAGGAAGGTCTGATACCTTCTCTCTATGCCACAAATCTTTTATATTATCAAGTTCCATATTATTTGATTTATTGTTGAGTTCTAAGTTCGTTAATCAAAGTTTTCAATTTTTGTTTGGCTCTATTTAGTTTCACTCTTACATTTACCTCTGTTATTCCCATTTGAGCCGCTATCTCTTTGCCTGAGTAATTTTCTAAATAATAGAATATAAGTGCTTTATCTATTGCACCTAGCTGTTGTATTGCTTTATACATAAGTTCTAATTGCTGTTGTTCAACATCATTATTTTCCATCTTCTTATTTATTGCACTTAGCTCTATATCAGTAGTATTGATTTTTTTCTTATCACTTCTTAAAAAAACAATAGAGGTATTAAGTGCCACCCGATAAAGCCAAGTAGAAAATAAACTCTTACCCTGAAAAGACGGATACGATTTCCACGCTTGATAGATAATCTCTTGAAACAAATCTTCTTGGTCGTTTTTATTATCCATATACATTTTGGATATTTTAAAAATAACCCCTTTATGCTTCTCTATTTGTTGTAAAAATTCTGTTTCCAGAGACATCATTAGCTTTTATGTAGAGTAAGTATCCAAATCACAAAAATGTTACAAAAATATTTTAATTTATTTTTTTCGGTGCTTTTTTTATTATCCTAGGTCAATGCTTAAGGGTAAGGGATTAAGGTATCTTTGCTTAAGTAAAAAACATTCAAAATGAACACTAAAAAAATAGAGCTTATTGCAGCTCCTAGACCTGCACATTTTGTAGGAGATGGTTTTAGAGTACACAATTTTATTCCTAGCGGATTTAGATTAGATATGAAAAGAATGGATCCTTTCATTATGATGGATTACAATTCTAAGTTTTATTTTGAACCTTCCCAAACTCCTAGAGGTGTAGGCGTACACCCTCATCGTGGTTTTGAAACCGTAACTATAGCTTATCAGGGCAAAGTAGAACATCACGATAGTGCAGGCGGCGGTGGCATTATACAAGAAGGCGATGTACAGTGGATGACGGCTGGTAGCGGTGTACTCCATAAAGAATATCACGAAACTGAATGGAGTAAAAAAGGTGGCATTTTCCAAATGGTGCAACTGTGGGTAAATCTCCCTTCTCGCTATAAAATGAGTCCTCCAAAATACCAATCTATACAACATACAGAGTTTCCTAAAGTCTCTGTTGGCGAAAATAGTTGGGTAGAAGTAATTGCAGGAGAATACAATGGTAGCAAAGGTATCGCAAGTACCTTCAGCCCAATACATATGATGAATACAAGACTGAAAAAAGGTGCTAGAGCTTCATTTAGTTTCCCTGCTCATTTTAACACCGTTGCTTTGGTTATAGAGGGCAACATTATTGTAAACGAAGAGGAAGAAGCTCCTACAGACCATTTAGTTTTGTTTGAAAATAGTGGCGAAGATTTCAACATAGAAGCCCTAGATGATGCTGTTGTACTTATCCTTAGTGGAGAACCACTTAACGAACCTATAGCCGCTCACGGTCCGTTTGTAATGAACACTAGAGCAGAGATTATTCAGGCTTTTGATGACTTTAAAAACAATAAATTCGGAGCCTTAGAAGATTAACGAAAAGCAGGCTAAAAACCTGCTTTTTTATTTAACTCAAATTTAACTTTTTTTATAAATGCTTTGGCTAGACATTGGCAGGTTTAGCTGTATCTTTGGAAAACTAAAGAAGAGTGTTACAAACACCCTTATAAATAAAGAATAGTTATGGCTAAAAAAATATTATGGATAGATGACGAGGTAGATTTATTAAAACCTCATATCGTATTCTTAGAAAACAAAGGTTATCAGGTAACGCCCATCAATAATGTTAATGAAGCCTTAGAAATATTAGACGAAGAAAGTTTTTCATTAGTTCTTTTGGACGAAAATATGCCTGGTATTTCTGGGCTAGATGCCATACCATTACTAAAAGAAAAAAATTCAGCAATGAAAATTGTAATGGTAACTAAAAGCGAAGAAGAACACATTATGGAGCAAGCCATAGGTTCGCAAATTGCCGATTATATCCTAAAACCTGTAAATCCTAACCAAGTTCTGCTCTCTTTGAAAAAAAATCTACAAAGCGACGACCTTGTAGAACAACAAACCAAGCAAGAATATCAGCAAGAGTTCAGAAACATAAGTATGGAATTAAGCTATCTTAACACTTATGAAGATTGGAGTAATTATTACAAAAAAATATTGGGCTGGGAAATTAAGTTTGATAAAGTATTTGATAACGAATTTGCCGACTTGCTACAATCTCAAAAGGAGGAAGCCAACATACAGTTTGCCAAGTTTATAGAAAGAAACTACGAAAATTGGCTCAATTCAAATGAGAAGCCTCTTATGAGCCATACGCTTTTTAAAGAAAAGGTAAAACCAGAAATGCAGAATGATAAAGCTCTGCTACTTATGATAGATAATCTAAGGTATGACCAATGGAAAGTCATTGAACCATTGTTTCTTAAATTCTATAACAAAACTCTAGAAACCTCATATTACAGCATCTTACCTACGGCTACCCAATACGCTAGAAATGCTTTTTTTGCTGGACTAATGCCTTCCGAAATAGAAAAAAGGTTTCCTGACCAATGGCTGAACGACAACGAAGAAGGCAATAAAAACGAAGCCGAACAAGATTTCTTAAAAGACCAAATGAAGCGTTTAGGATTATCTTCTAAGACAATGAAATACATTAAAGTCTTAAACTCTGATTTTGAACAAAAGGTTTTAGAAGATTTTCATCAACATCAAAATAAAGATTTAGTGGTAGTTGTCTATAATTTTATAGATATTTTATCCCACGCCAAAACGGATAACTCTATCGTTAATCAGTTGATTAGAGATGATAAAACTTTCCGTTCTCTTACCTTAAATTGGTTTGAAAACGCTCCTATTATGAGACTGATTAAACAAGCCGCAGAGTCTGGTTTTAAACTCATCATCACTACAGACCACGGCACTATCTATGTTAAAAAGCCAAGTAAAGTTGTAGGCGACCGAGAAACTTCCACCAATATCCGCTATAAAACGGGAAAAAGCATTTCTTATGAAGATGCAGATGTGTGGGCAATTAGCCAGCCAGAGAAGCTATTTCTCCCCAAAGGCAATCTAAGTAGCAAGTATGTATTTGCTAAGAATAACACCTTTTTAGCATATCCAAAAAACTACAATCACTTTGTTAATTATTATAAAGAAACCTATCAGCACGGTGGCATTTCTTTGGAAGAATGCATTATTCCATTTTGTGTTTTAGAACCTAAATAAAAACCAAAAGATAGAGATAATTTCTCTATCTTTTTTCATTTATATAAAATCCATTAACAATCTGTTGTAATTGCTCTTTATCTTCGTTAGATAATTTTTTCCAAACAAAACCTTCTTTTAAATTTGAACCTATTTTTTGAGGAAAAATCCCTGCTTCTAAATAAAGTTCCAAGAAACTAGGAGAAATAGCTGGAAGTGGCGTATCAAAACTAAAAGGATAATTATCCACTACATTAAAAGTCAGATTACCTATTGTAAAAGTTTTATACCGTTGGTATTTGTAAGTCGCAGGTTTTACGACTTGAGAAAGTTCTATGTTTTTAATAAATCCGCCCAACCTAAAGCTAGGAATATATTTCACAATTAAAGATGGAGTAAATAAAAATACAGACATACCTAAAGTACCTATAATACTCACAAAAGCCACTTTCTTAGCGGAAAACCAACTTCTAAAAATTAAAAGAACAACTACAAAAAACACTTCTAAGAAAAACCGGTATTGTGCCGAAAATAGCAATACCAAAACGCTTTTAATAAAAATTGATATTACAATCAGCCAAATCAAACGGCTTTTACTTTTAATAGCAAATAATAGTAATGTCAACAAACTCAAAACAAAAGCTATATTGATAACTCCTTTTATGCCTTTCAGAAATATCCAATTTTTAATACTTTCCCAAACCGAAAATTGCTTTATTACCTCGTAAGAATATTGAAAATCATAAGTTTTAAGGATAGCGGTTTCGGCAGAATTTTTAAGCAAAATTTCGTTAGGTTTCCAACTCAAGTCTAAATCCAAAACTTGTACTGGAAAAACGGGAAATCCAAAGCAATACCAATTTTTAATCATAAAAATAGACACCACACCTAAACCTACCATTATTAACCTATAAAAAAATTTCCGTATCAAAAAAGCATATAAAAATACCATCAATGGTAGCCACATTATGGTAGGTTTTATACTGAAAATCCAAACCGAAAACCCAAACAATGCTGACACATTATGGTTTTTATTCAAAACTTCATTCAAGACTATTAAAGAGCCTATAATAACTGGTAAATCTGTACTTGGCGATTGTAAAAACAATAACAAAATAGGCAAAAATATAAAATGAACCCACGCCTTTTTTTCTATAATATAAATGATATATCCTAAAAGCAATACTACATTCAACCTCAGAAAAACATCGGAAGTATTAGAAAATCCAGCCTGTAAAATATGCCAAAGGGACATTTGCCCTAATATTAAATCTAAGTTCCCAATTCCCTTTACTAGACCTACCTCTGCAATCCATTTAATGCTAGGTACATAATAGCCAAAATGGTCTAAAATAAATGGATACCCACTCCCAAAAAGCAACACGACAAAAAGTAACGGAGCAAAAATCAAATAGTTTCTAGTGATAAAAGTTCCTAAAACGCGATATATTTTAAAATAAACAAAAGCACTTAATCCTAAGACCAAACTAGAGACTTCTACTACTCTATTGATAGGCATTGCAAATGCTAAAACCGCCCATACCAAACTCAAACCCATACACCCTGCAAAAAAAGCAGAGGATAGTTTTTCTTCCCACAACTTTCCTAATAATTTTTCAAACAGCATTCCTATCCCCAACAAACTAGGGAAAATAACGCCTACGGAAAGTAACAGATAAAGCATAAAATTATTTTTTATAAAAATTTAAAACATTATCTCTCATCTGTTTTTTTCGATAAGGTTTTTCATTGAATGTAGGAGCTTTAGTTCCATTATTCAAAGTTAAATTAGACGCTTTAATTACCACTACCTCATCCCAAAGTTGAGCTTCAATAAAGGTATTTAACATCTTGCTTCCGCCTTCTATAATGATAGATTGTATCTGCTGTTCATACAAATGATACATCAGTTCTTCTAGAAAATTTTCTCTATCAATTTTTATCCATTTCAAATGGTCTTGCTCACAGTTTTTATAAAGGTTAAAAATAATGGTAGGAGCATTAGTATTGAAAATATTAAAACTTCGAGGAACTTTAAGCTCCAAATCTATTAAAACTCTGATAGGATTTCTACCGTCAAGATGCCTTACATCTAAAGTTGGGTTATCATTAAGTGCCGTTTGTGTCCCAACCAAAATAGCGTGTTCTTCGGCTCTCATCTTATGTACATATTGAGATGCCAAAGTATTGGATATAGGCGTTGGAACAAAATTTCGGTCTATAAAACCATCGTTAGACTCTGCCCATTTCAGTATAATGTATGGTCTTTTTTTCTCGTGGAAAGTAAAAAACCTTCTGTTAAGCCATCGGCATTGTTCCTCCAACACTTTATCAACCACTTCTATTCCTGCTTCTTCTATCATTTTTTTTCCTTTGCCACTCACTTTTTCATTAGAATCAGCGGAGCCTATAACCACTTTTTTGAAACCAATTTCTGTGATTTTAGCAGCACAAGGTGGTGTTCTCCCAAAGTGAGAACAAGGCTCTAATGAAACATAAATCGTTGATTCTTTTAAAAGCCCTTTGTTCTCCACCGAATTGATGGCGTTAATTTCTGCATGAGGTTCTCCTGCCTTGTGATGATAGCCTTCCCCTATGATGATGCCATTGTGTACAATTACCGCTCCCACCAAAGGATTAGGGTAAGTGTTACCTCTAGCCTTCTCTGCCAAGGCAATACATCTACTCATATATTTTTCGTAAGACATACAGAACTATATTATTGATATTAACTAAAAAACTTTGCTGAAATCAATCTAATCCCAACAAAGTTTTTGTTTCTATTTTCGTTTAACCTTTTATTATTCTCCCGAAATCATTTGATGTAATGTAATCCTAAGGCTCTCCAATTGAGCTTTCTTATCGTCAATTTTCTCAAAAGTATCTGTTAACAACGGATTCTCTCTCGTTGGATTGTTAAAGAAAGAAAGATTGTTTTCCAGCTTAACCACTTCAGCCTCAAGGTCGATAATTTGGTTTTTAAGTTTACGAGCTCTATCAGTAATTTGAGATTCGGATAAGCCTTCCTCCTTAATATCAAACTCATTAAGGTTATTAAGTTTCAGCTTTTGCTTTAGAGTTTTATTAAACTCCGAATTGATGCCCAACTTATCCTTAGGCACCTTGCCTATGGCATTCCATTTATTTTTAATATCCTCTATTATTTCTAGAGAGTTTTCTCCTTTCTCTATTTTTTTAAGTTCTTCTAGGAGACCTTTCTTCTGCTTAAAGTTTTCGTTCCAATCGTCTCCAGCCGCTTCGCTTTTGGTTCTGTATTGGTCAAAGAAAAAGTTGCACGCTTCACGGAACGCGTCCCACACTTTATTTGCTTGACTTTTAGGCACGTGCCCTATCGCCTGCCAGTCTTTCTGAAGTTTCTTGAATAGCGGCACCATAGTCTCCCAATCTTCGGAGTTTTTGTTGTCTTGAGCCACTTTTATCAACTTGTATTTTTCTTCTAAGTTGTTGATTTGAGTTTGTTTAAGACCTTTATAAAACTCGTTTTTAGCAGAGTTAAAGGCTCTTACGCTTTGCTTAAAATCAGTCCAATTTTGGGTAGAAAGCTTTCTAGGAACACTACCTAACTTTATAAACTCTTCTCTTAGCTCTTCCATTTTCTTAATGGATTTCTGCCAATAATTATGGTTAGGTTTTTCTGGCGACCCTAAAGCCTTAATTTGAGTAATAATAGCGTTTTTCTTCTCTAGATTTTCTTTTTGCTCTACTTCTCTCGCTGCGAAAAGTTCGGTTTTTCTATCATGTATTTGGTTAGAAATTTCCTTAAATTCCTCCCAAGTGCTATCCCTAAACTCTTCTGCCACAGGTTCTGCCTCCTCTCTCCAAAGTTTGTGGAGATATTGCAACTCATTAAGTGCTTTTTGTACCAATGGCTCTACCAATAACTCCTTAGCACGAGCGATGATGTGCTGTCTCTTTTCCAAATTATGGGCATACTCTTGCTCACGGTATTCTTTGTTGAGGTCTAGCATTTGGTAAAAACCGTTGAGGTGATGATAGTAGTTATTATTCAGATTTTTAAACTCCGACTTTGCTACTTTACCTGCATTAGCCCAAGCCTCTTTTATTTCTCTTATAGCTTTGAAGAGGTCTGTCCCTGGTTCTGTATTGGTGTAAAGATTTTTAAGTTTCTCCACAATCCCTAACCTTACCTCTAGATTTTTTTGATGTTCTTCCTCTTGCTTTTGAATAAAGAGGTCTCTCTTCTCTTTAAAAATATTGATGAGTGCAGAAAACTTTGCTTGTAAAGGGTGCTCGTAGCTGAAAACCTCCGAAGGGTCATTATCCGCTGCTTCAAACTCCTGTTTTTTGTTTTCTGTTATTTCATCTATTTGCTCAGAAATAGATTTTCTAAGTGCATTGAATTTCTGAATCTCCTCTCCTGCATTCTCTAAATTGATGAGCTTCTCTAACTTATCTACCAACTCTTTCAAAGATAATTTTTCGTTCTCTTCGTGGTCATCATCATCGTGGTCTTCTTCTTCAACTTCCAACTCCTGATCCTGATAAGACGAAGGTTCTAAAACAGTATTTGCCTTTACTTCTTGGTTGGGTTGAGGGGTGTTCAATTCTTCTTGTCCAGAGTTCAGAGTTTCTTTGTTCATAGCAATATATTTTTAGCGTATTAAATTCTAATTAGGTACAATGCCCTAATTTTTCCATCGGCACTAAATTAAAGGTTTTTTATACTAAATTCCAAATTTCCCAGGCTTTTTCTGCCTGTTGTTCCAACATAAATAGCCCATTAGCTGTTTTAGCCCCTCTTTTTTGAGCTTCTTTGATGAGTTTAGTTCGTTCGGGATTATAGATAAGGTCTAATACCAAGTGTTCGTCCGAAAGCCCATCAAACGGAAATGGGACACAGTCTTCCACATTAGGATAAGTACCTACGGGAGTACATTGTATGATGATTTGATATTCAGACAAATGCTCTTTGGTAAGCTGCTCAAACTTGATTGCCCCTCGCCTAGAGACCACAAGATACGGAATACCCTTACGCTCTAACACAAATTTAACGGCTTTAGCCGCCCCACCATCGCCTAGTACAAGTGCCTTCTGATGAGTAGGTTTAAGATGGAGGTCTAAGGTTCGTTCAAAACCATAGGCATCTGTATTGTAGCCTATCTTCTTGCCGTATTTAATGCTTACTGTATTTACCGCTCCTATGGCTTGGGCTTCTTCGCTAAGCTCATCTAGGTAGTTTATAATTTCTACTTTGTACGGAATGGTAACATTAAAGCCCACCAATCTTGGATTAGACCATAATGCTGTAACGCTCTCTATACTGGGCAAATCTAAAATATGGTAGGAAATATCTTTGATAAATAACTTCTTAAACTTGGCTTCAAAATATTTTTGAGAGAAGGAGTATGATATGTTTCTCCCTATAAGCCCCAACTGTTTTCCCATAAACTTGTTTATAATAACTATTAAAGGTAATGATTACCGAACATTTTTCATTTATTCTCATTCTTGTTTTTTAGCTTCTTCCCAAAGGCTGTCCATCTCTTCCAGAGAGAGGCTGTCTAGGTTGAGATTTTTCTGCGAAGCTAAAGCCTCCATCGTTTGAAAGCGGCTGATGAATTTGTGATTGGTACGCTCTAAGGCAGTATCAGGATTGATGCCCGAAAGCCGAGCATAATTGACCAAAGAAAACAACACATCGCCAAACTCTTGTTCTTTCTGCTGCGGGTCTTGGGTATGATGAAACTCTTGTAGCTCTTCTTCTACCTTGCTCCACGCCGCTTCGGCATTTGGAAACTCAAAACCGATGCCCCGCACCTTGTCTTGGATACGATACGCCTTAACCAAAGACGGCAGCCCTCTAGGTACGCCTGATAGAATGGAACGATTGCCCTCTTTGAGCTTGAG
The genomic region above belongs to Riemerella anatipestifer and contains:
- a CDS encoding 5'-methylthioadenosine/adenosylhomocysteine nucleosidase; this encodes MKIAVIGAMEVEIRHLCDALENPIKKEIHSFQFHIGTIANHEVIVLLSGVGKVSSAIGTCLLINHFAPDLIINTGTAGGLKEVQVKDIILATEVRHHDVDLTAFGYELGQQSKMPPAFIPDSFYVEKAETVIKKHGINANKGLIISGDAFINCPEKFQWLKDNFRAAKAVEMEAASIAQVCHQMKTPFIVLRAISDIAGEGTTVSFDTFVTEAGKISAEINIDLIKSL
- the ribD gene encoding bifunctional diaminohydroxyphosphoribosylaminopyrimidine deaminase/5-amino-6-(5-phosphoribosylamino)uracil reductase RibD, whose translation is MSYEKYMSRCIALAEKARGNTYPNPLVGAVIVHNGIIIGEGYHHKAGEPHAEINAINSVENKGLLKESTIYVSLEPCSHFGRTPPCAAKITEIGFKKVVIGSADSNEKVSGKGKKMIEEAGIEVVDKVLEEQCRWLNRRFFTFHEKKRPYIILKWAESNDGFIDRNFVPTPISNTLASQYVHKMRAEEHAILVGTQTALNDNPTLDVRHLDGRNPIRVLIDLELKVPRSFNIFNTNAPTIIFNLYKNCEQDHLKWIKIDRENFLEELMYHLYEQQIQSIIIEGGSKMLNTFIEAQLWDEVVVIKASNLTLNNGTKAPTFNEKPYRKKQMRDNVLNFYKK
- a CDS encoding DUF349 domain-containing protein; its protein translation is MNKETLNSGQEELNTPQPNQEVKANTVLEPSSYQDQELEVEEEDHDDDDHEENEKLSLKELVDKLEKLINLENAGEEIQKFNALRKSISEQIDEITENKKQEFEAADNDPSEVFSYEHPLQAKFSALINIFKEKRDLFIQKQEEEHQKNLEVRLGIVEKLKNLYTNTEPGTDLFKAIREIKEAWANAGKVAKSEFKNLNNNYYHHLNGFYQMLDLNKEYREQEYAHNLEKRQHIIARAKELLVEPLVQKALNELQYLHKLWREEAEPVAEEFRDSTWEEFKEISNQIHDRKTELFAAREVEQKENLEKKNAIITQIKALGSPEKPNHNYWQKSIKKMEELREEFIKLGSVPRKLSTQNWTDFKQSVRAFNSAKNEFYKGLKQTQINNLEEKYKLIKVAQDNKNSEDWETMVPLFKKLQKDWQAIGHVPKSQANKVWDAFREACNFFFDQYRTKSEAAGDDWNENFKQKKGLLEELKKIEKGENSLEIIEDIKNKWNAIGKVPKDKLGINSEFNKTLKQKLKLNNLNEFDIKEEGLSESQITDRARKLKNQIIDLEAEVVKLENNLSFFNNPTRENPLLTDTFEKIDDKKAQLESLRITLHQMISGE
- a CDS encoding RNA polymerase sigma factor, with amino-acid sequence MSLETEFLQQIEKHKGVIFKISKMYMDNKNDQEDLFQEIIYQAWKSYPSFQGKSLFSTWLYRVALNTSIVFLRSDKKKINTTDIELSAINKKMENNDVEQQQLELMYKAIQQLGAIDKALIFYYLENYSGKEIAAQMGITEVNVRVKLNRAKQKLKTLINELRTQQ
- a CDS encoding LIC_10190 family membrane protein, whose product is MLYLLLSVGVIFPSLLGIGMLFEKLLGKLWEEKLSSAFFAGCMGLSLVWAVLAFAMPINRVVEVSSLVLGLSAFVYFKIYRVLGTFITRNYLIFAPLLFVVLLFGSGYPFILDHFGYYVPSIKWIAEVGLVKGIGNLDLILGQMSLWHILQAGFSNTSDVFLRLNVVLLLGYIIYIIEKKAWVHFIFLPILLLFLQSPSTDLPVIIGSLIVLNEVLNKNHNVSALFGFSVWIFSIKPTIMWLPLMVFLYAFLIRKFFYRLIMVGLGVVSIFMIKNWYCFGFPVFPVQVLDLDLSWKPNEILLKNSAETAILKTYDFQYSYEVIKQFSVWESIKNWIFLKGIKGVINIAFVLSLLTLLLFAIKSKSRLIWLIVISIFIKSVLVLLFSAQYRFFLEVFFVVVLLIFRSWFSAKKVAFVSIIGTLGMSVFLFTPSLIVKYIPSFRLGGFIKNIELSQVVKPATYKYQRYKTFTIGNLTFNVVDNYPFSFDTPLPAISPSFLELYLEAGIFPQKIGSNLKEGFVWKKLSNEDKEQLQQIVNGFYINEKR
- the mazG gene encoding nucleoside triphosphate pyrophosphohydrolase encodes the protein MTTREQQLNAFGELLEIMDTLRAQCPWDRKQTLQSLRHLTLEEVYELSDALLNEDLDEIKKELGDVLLHLVFYAKIGSEQQHFDIGDALKSLNEKLIFRHPHIYGNTEVKDEEEVKQNWEKLKLKEGNRSILSGVPRGLPSLVKAYRIQDKVRGIGFEFPNAEAAWSKVEEELQEFHHTQDPQQKEQEFGDVLFSLVNYARLSGINPDTALERTNHKFISRFQTMEALASQKNLNLDSLSLEEMDSLWEEAKKQE
- a CDS encoding shikimate dehydrogenase family protein — protein: MGKQLGLIGRNISYSFSQKYFEAKFKKLFIKDISYHILDLPSIESVTALWSNPRLVGFNVTIPYKVEIINYLDELSEEAQAIGAVNTVSIKYGKKIGYNTDAYGFERTLDLHLKPTHQKALVLGDGGAAKAVKFVLERKGIPYLVVSRRGAIKFEQLTKEHLSEYQIIIQCTPVGTYPNVEDCVPFPFDGLSDEHLVLDLIYNPERTKLIKEAQKRGAKTANGLFMLEQQAEKAWEIWNLV
- a CDS encoding pirin family protein, coding for MNTKKIELIAAPRPAHFVGDGFRVHNFIPSGFRLDMKRMDPFIMMDYNSKFYFEPSQTPRGVGVHPHRGFETVTIAYQGKVEHHDSAGGGGIIQEGDVQWMTAGSGVLHKEYHETEWSKKGGIFQMVQLWVNLPSRYKMSPPKYQSIQHTEFPKVSVGENSWVEVIAGEYNGSKGIASTFSPIHMMNTRLKKGARASFSFPAHFNTVALVIEGNIIVNEEEEAPTDHLVLFENSGEDFNIEALDDAVVLILSGEPLNEPIAAHGPFVMNTRAEIIQAFDDFKNNKFGALED
- a CDS encoding PglZ domain-containing protein, which encodes MAKKILWIDDEVDLLKPHIVFLENKGYQVTPINNVNEALEILDEESFSLVLLDENMPGISGLDAIPLLKEKNSAMKIVMVTKSEEEHIMEQAIGSQIADYILKPVNPNQVLLSLKKNLQSDDLVEQQTKQEYQQEFRNISMELSYLNTYEDWSNYYKKILGWEIKFDKVFDNEFADLLQSQKEEANIQFAKFIERNYENWLNSNEKPLMSHTLFKEKVKPEMQNDKALLLMIDNLRYDQWKVIEPLFLKFYNKTLETSYYSILPTATQYARNAFFAGLMPSEIEKRFPDQWLNDNEEGNKNEAEQDFLKDQMKRLGLSSKTMKYIKVLNSDFEQKVLEDFHQHQNKDLVVVVYNFIDILSHAKTDNSIVNQLIRDDKTFRSLTLNWFENAPIMRLIKQAAESGFKLIITTDHGTIYVKKPSKVVGDRETSTNIRYKTGKSISYEDADVWAISQPEKLFLPKGNLSSKYVFAKNNTFLAYPKNYNHFVNYYKETYQHGGISLEECIIPFCVLEPK